One genomic window of Fusarium fujikuroi IMI 58289 draft genome, chromosome FFUJ_chr01 includes the following:
- a CDS encoding probable peroxisome assembly protein yields MTDSSFVQAQRRVAARRQTREAEATARIAAHRQSSRPRANLERLPYPLNRIGSAWDAVSTREGTRPAFRVGQVDAELLDVELLDILKDQVCEGLKYFGGGHLHDDWSAEIMLALRAVLFKLTVWDHDATYGAALQNLKYTDARNDGLILKAPSKVQKSLYGLVTVFGNYAWTRWEDWLLDHDDGYDEPSPRVKRLSKLTSTLSTVHSAAACVSFLVFLLHGRYRTLLDRILRMRLAPPTSQVSREVSFEYLNRQLVWHAFTEFLLFVLPLIGIQRWRRWLTRTWRKTKDIIRTGPQEEGKANGEYAFLPERTCAICYQDQNTATSENEVMAAAASSGVIGSAQTDITNPYETIPCGCVYCFVCLATRLEREEGEGWTCLRCGEHVNECKPWSGDLVEPSAKHASAKTVAFSDDITGGVLVEEQEDDESFVESLSTASE; encoded by the coding sequence ATGACCGACTCGAGCTTCGTCCAAGCCCAACGCCGCGTCGCTGCGCGTCGCCAAACCCGTGAGGCCGAAGCTACTGCTCGCATCGCTGCACATCGGCAATCTTCTCGACCTAGAGCCAACCTCGAGCGCTTACCTTACCCCCTGAATCGCATAGGATCTGCGTGGGATGCTGTGTCGACAAGGGAGGGCACGCGCCCGGCATTTCGAGTAGGACAAGTCGATGCCGAACTACTCGATGTAGAGCTCTTGGACATTCTCAAGGACCAGGTTTGCGAGGGTCTCAAATATTTTGGTGGAGGGCATCTGCATGATGACTGGTCAGCCGAGATTATGTTGGCTCTGAGGGCGGTGCTTTTCAAGCTCACTGTCTGGGACCACGATGCCACATACGGAGCGGCTCTCCAAAACCTCAAATATACTGACGCCAGAAACGATGGGCTTATACTCAAAGCACCCTCAAAGGTGCAGAAATCACTCTATGGACTTGTCACAGTATTTGGAAACTATGCTTGGACGAGATGGGAGGACTGGCTTCTGGATCATGACGATGGTTACGACGAGCCAAGTCCCCGAGTAAAGCGACTATCGAAACTGACATCTACCCTCTCAACTGTTCACTCGGCAGCGGCATGTGTCTCATTTCTAGTCTTCTTACTGCATGGACGGTACCGAACCCTCCTTGATAGAATTCTCAGAATGAGACTTGCGCCACCCACAAGCCAAGTAAGCAGAGAGGTCTCATTCGAGTATCTCAACAGGCAGCTTGTCTGGCATGCCTTCACCGAGTTTTTGCTTTTCGTACTGCCCCTGATCGGCATCCAGCGATGGCGACGCTGGCTGACCAGGACATGGCGGAAAACAAAAGACATTATCAGAACGGGGCCTCAGGAAGAGGGCAAGGCCAATGGTGAATACGCATTCCTCCCTGAGAGAACATGCGCAATTTGCTACCAGGACCAGAATACTGCAACTTCTGAGAACGAAGtgatggcagcagcagcatccagTGGTGTTATTGGCTCAGCCCAGACAGACATAACCAACCCATATGAGACAATACCTTGTGGGTGTGTATACTGTTTCGTCTGCTTGGCTACTCGATtggagagagaagagggcgagggcTGGACCTGTCTGCGTTGCGGTGAGCATGTCAATGAATGCAAGCCTTGGAGTGGTGACTTGGTTGAGCCGTCTGCAAAGCATGCTTCAGCCAAGACGGTGGCTTTCTCAGATGATATTACTGGGGGTGTGCTTGtagaggagcaggaggatgatgaatcgTTCGTAGAGAGTCTGAGTACAGCCTCAGAGTGA